In the Arachis ipaensis cultivar K30076 chromosome B04, Araip1.1, whole genome shotgun sequence genome, GCACTGATTCACAGTCTTTCCAGGGACAGCTGTTGCGACTCGTTCCCATCGCTGGTTAGTTTCCTTTGGGAAGGCTTTTAGAGCTTGAACCAGTGCTCGTTCCTGTACTGCAGACCACACGTCTTGTTCTGAACTAGAGGAAACTCCATTTGCAGCAGCAGGAGAAGGAGCAGAACCAGATGTCTGGTTGCTATTAGAGTCTTCTGAGTTATTTGTTGTTGCAGCAGCACTATTTTCAGGCTTTGCAGGAATTGATACCCCTTCTAATTCTTCTCTGGTTGACAGTGGAGATGCAATTGATTGTGCTGCAGGTTTCCTTTTCTCAAGGAAAGCATCAAAAGCTTTGGCTGAATCTGGCTTCTGGAGGAGAACTGTTTTTGTTGCCTTCATTATTTCGTCCACTGATCTTCCAGTACCAATGTATTCGGAAATAACCTCCCATCTCCTTGAAGTTCCTTTGGGATATTTCTGCATTCCTTTCCTCAATAGATCAATCTCTTCTTTACTCCAAGGTTTCTCCTTCTTCTCAATGTTGCTTAAAGAAACACTGCCATTAACCTTCACGGCACCATTTTGTTGGAtacttctctcttctttcttatcAGTCTCGTCTTTCTTGCAACTCAGTGCATCTCTTAGGACTTCTGCCTGGTCCACTACCTGCTTTCCCTCCATTTTCTCACACAAACCCCTTAGCTTCTCAATATCAAATGACATGCAAAGCTTCTCAACATCGTCGTCAGAAATACCAAGTAACTGTTGTGACAATATAGGTCCAGAGAGATTCCGCAGCCGTGTTCTCTCCTTCCGCAAgagctttttctctttctccttcaccTTCTTCTGCTGTGAAGCAACTTCTGCAGCTcgtttctcttcctcctcctttcgCCGCTTCTCCTCTTCTGCAATCCTGGCTGCTTCTTCTTCCTGCATCCTCTTTGCCATGATTTTAGCCTCTTTTTTCCTTTGCTTCTCAGCtttctcctcttcttttcttctcaatATTCTTGGGTCTCTCTTATAAGCATTATCAACAAGGGAACGTATCCGAGCATACTCTTCCTTCCTAGCTTTCTCTGAAAGTTTTGCATTCTGCCTTTCCATCCATCTCTTATGGTCACGAGATTCAGCTTGCTCAAGATCAAACTCATCAGCATGGGGAAACTCCCTCCAACTTTTAAAGGAGTACCAAAAATTGTAGAAATCATCAACTTCTTTTAGTGGAGTATTATCATCGCCTAGTGATGGAATTGGTTGACTGACTGACCACCGACCATTCCTCATAAATGCAGGACCAAACACTTTGAAGAAGTCCTGCGGAGCACAATCAGTTGGAATCTCATCATCAAACTCATCTGTCGAATCATAAATTCTTCTTTTCACGGGATCAATCAAGACCTCATACGCCTCCTGGATGGCCTTAAAGTGGCTTTCTATTTCATCTTTCTTTGCCTGCTTCGCGGTTTCGGTTTCCTCAGCAAGAAGCAGAGCAGCCTGTTTGTCGGGATGAAACCTCAAGGCAGTTTCGCGGTAGCTCTTACGAATTTGATCCTCCGAGGCAAGATATCTTAGATGACTCAGGCCCAACAATGCATAGTGATCTTGCTGCTTGTCTCCAGCTTTCTTTTTGCTCTTGCTGCTGTAGGAATCGGACGGGAGAGATGTCGGTTCCTTATCGTCAACAACCTTTTTAGAATCAGGATCTTCGTTACTCTCCCTAACACCGAGAAGTTTGAGTGCGGCAGAATGGAAGGCATGGCCAGCTGGTTCATATTTCACAGCCTTGATAGGAAGACAGTTTGAAGAAACAAAAATAGGCTGCCCATCTACAATCTCTTCTGAGTAAGCAATAAGACGATATTCCGAATGCACAGCCATTTCGGCGGCTGCCAGAAATCAACCTTCAATTCAACAAACTGCCCTCAAATTCAACTTCTAAACAACTCAACCTGCACATCCCCAATATAAGAGTAAACACCATCAACGTAAAACATCAAACAGCAAAACCGTTACTTTATTTCACATGTAATCAAAATAAATGCTGAAAATAACTAAATAACACAAAATTAGCAATCAAATCATGCCAGCAGTAAAATCAGGCAACACAAAACCAAAAGCCACAAGCGAACAAACAGAGCTGGTAGCTGTGACTAAAACGACAAGGGTTTTCGATTATATGAAAACAGAGGTCAGATACTTAGACGCGTGAACTAAAACATTGCAGGATNNNNNNNNNNNNNNNNNNNNNNNNNNNNNNNNNNNNNNNNNNNNNNNNNNNNNNNNNNNNNNNNNNNNNNNNNNNNNNNNNNNNNNNNNNNNNNNNNNNNNNNNNNNNNNNNNNNNNNNNNNNNNNNNNNNNNNNNNNNNNNNNNNNNNNNNNNNNNNNNNNNNNNNNNNNNNNNNNNNNNNNNNNNNNNNNNNNNNNNNNNNNNNNNNNNNNNNNNNNNNNNNNNNNNNNNNNNNNNNNNNNNNNNNNNNNNNNNNNNNNNNNNNNNNNNNNNNNNNNNNNNNNNNNNNNNNNNNNNNNNNNNNNNNNNNNNNNNNNNNNNNNNNNNNNNNNNNNNNNNNNNNNNNNNNNNNNNNNNNNNNNNNNNNNNNNNNNNNNNNNNNNNNNNNNNNNNNNNNNNNNNNNNNNNNNNNNNNNNNNNNNNNNNNNNNNNNNNNNNNNNNNNNNNNNNNNNNNNNNNNNNNNNNNNNNNNNNNNNNNNNNNNNNNNNNNNNNNNNNNNNNNNNNNNNNNNNNNNNNNNNNNNNNNNNNNNNNNNNNNNNNNNNNNNNNNNNNNNNNNNNNNNNNNNNNNNNNNNNNNNNNNNNNNNNNNNNNNNNNNNNNNNNNNNNNNNNNNNNNNNNNNNNNNNNNNNNNNNNNNNNNNNNNNNNNNNNNNNNNNNNNNNNNNNNNNNNNNNNNNNNNNNNNNNNNNNNNNNNNNNNNNNNNNNNNNNNNNNNNNNNNNNNNNNNNNNNNNNNNNNNNNNNNNNNNNNNNNNNNNNNNNNNNNNNNNNNNNNNNNNNNNNNNNNNNNNNNNNNNNNNNNNNNNNNNNNNNNNNNNNNNNNNNNNNNNNNNNNNNNNNNNNNNNNNNNNNNNNNNNNNNNNNNNNNNNNNNNNNNNNNNNNNNNNNNNNNNNNNNNNNNNNNNNNNNNNNNNNNNNNNNNNNNNNNNNNNNNNNNNNNNNNNNNNNNNNNNNNNNNNNNNNNNNNNNNNNNNNNNNNNNNNNNNNNNNNNNNNNNNNNNNNNNNNNNNNNNNNNNNNNNNNNNNNNNNNNNNNNNNNNNNNNNNNNNNNNNNNNNNNNNNNNNNNNNNNNNNNNNNNNNNNNNNNNNNNNNNNNNNNNN is a window encoding:
- the LOC107638482 gene encoding dnaJ homolog subfamily C member 2, producing the protein MAVHSEYRLIAYSEEIVDGQPIFVSSNCLPIKAVKYEPAGHAFHSAALKLLGVRESNEDPDSKKVVDDKEPTSLPSDSYSSKSKKKAGDKQQDHYALLGLSHLRYLASEDQIRKSYRETALRFHPDKQAALLLAEETETAKQAKKDEIESHFKAIQEAYEVLIDPVKRRIYDSTDEFDDEIPTDCAPQDFFKVFGPAFMRNGRWSVSQPIPSLGDDNTPLKEVDDFYNFWYSFKSWREFPHADEFDLEQAESRDHKRWMERQNAKLSEKARKEEYARIRSLVDNAYKRDPRILRRKEEEKAEKQRKKEAKIMAKRMQEEEAARIAEEEKRRKEEEEKRAAEVASQQKKVKEKEKKLLRKERTRLRNLSGPILSQQLLGISDDDVEKLCMSFDIEKLRGLCEKMEGKQVVDQAEVLRDALSCKKDETDKKEERSIQQNGAVKVNGSVSLSNIEKKEKPWSKEEIDLLRKGMQKYPKGTSRRWEVISEYIGTGRSVDEIMKATKTVLLQKPDSAKAFDAFLEKRKPAAQSIASPLSTREELEGVSIPAKPENSAAATTNNSEDSNSNQTSGSAPSPAAANGVSSSSEQDVWSAVQERALVQALKAFPKETNQRWERVATAVPGKTVNQCKKKFALMKESFRSKKSAV